A section of the Humulus lupulus chromosome 2, drHumLupu1.1, whole genome shotgun sequence genome encodes:
- the LOC133816628 gene encoding transcription repressor OFP12-like, with protein MSTIFWKKTFPLCFSISKCLPTTTQPPPPPFSDDRDHTQTTSSSSSSSVPIKTFNSSVYDIFAASSNSDDFFSSSDELCDSEILPPPALDLATVYASRRFFFSSPGQSNSIIESTTPDHASKLQPPLAIAERKTTATQFAGGVEVPKYSVDPFVDFRRSMQEMMEARDVLVDGRTDLEYLHELLLCFLALNPNETHKFIISAFTDIVVNLLSAPDKNRRHREIKIRRRRSGCVRRLSM; from the coding sequence ATGTCCACCATATTCTGGAAGAAAACCTTCCCACTTTGCTTCTCCATTTCAAAATGTCTCCCCACAACAACTCAGCCCCCACCACCTCCCTTCTCTGACGACCGAGACCACACTCAAActacatcatcatcatcttcgtCTTCTGTGCCTATCAAAACCTTCAACTCATCAGTTTATGATATCTTCGCCGCCAGCTCCAACTCCGACGACTTCTTCTCCTCCTCAGATGAGCTTTGCGACTCAGAAATCTTACCACCGCCAGCGTTGGATCTCGCCACTGTCTACGCTTCCCGGAGATTCTTCTTCTCCTCTCCAGGCCAGTCGAACTCCATAATCGAGTCGACAACCCCAGATCACGCCTCCAAACTACAACCACCACTGGCCATCGCAGAAAGAAAAACTACGGCGACCCAATTCGCCGGTGGAGTCGAAGTCCCAAAATATTCAGTTGACCCTTTTGTTGACTTCCGGCGTTCGATGCAGGAAATGATGGAAGCTCGGGATGTTTTGGTGGATGGGAGAACCGACTTGGAGTACCTCCACGAGCTTCTCTTGTGCTTTCTCGCTTTGAATCCTAACGAAACTCACAAGTTTATCATTAGTGCTTTCACTGATATAGTCGTTAATCTCTTATCGGCGCCGGACAAAAACCGCCGTCACCGCGAAATTAAGATCCGACGGCGGCGTAGTGGCTGTGTAAGGCGACTCAGCATGTAA